A window of the Campylobacter sp. MG1 genome harbors these coding sequences:
- the fabG gene encoding 3-oxoacyl-ACP reductase FabG → MKFSGKNVLITGASKGIGAEIARVLAGFGLKVWINYRSKPELAENLKQEIEKNGGKAAIICFDASCESDFTNAIKTIIDCDGELSYLVNNAGITKDKLVLRMSEADFDDVIKANLNSTFIGCKEAFKVMSKKRFGSVVNISSVVGEMGNAGQVNYSASKGGVIAMTKSFAKEAASREVRYNAITPGFIESDMTDVLSDEIKQTYYKAIPLARFGKPSEVANAVAFLLSDYSSYITGEILKVNGGMYV, encoded by the coding sequence ATGAAATTTAGTGGAAAAAATGTATTAATTACAGGTGCATCTAAAGGCATTGGTGCTGAAATAGCTAGAGTTTTAGCGGGATTTGGTCTAAAAGTATGGATTAATTATCGTTCAAAACCTGAACTTGCAGAGAATTTAAAACAAGAAATTGAAAAAAATGGTGGTAAAGCAGCAATTATTTGTTTTGATGCAAGTTGTGAAAGTGATTTTACAAATGCTATTAAAACAATAATTGATTGCGATGGAGAATTAAGTTATTTAGTAAATAATGCAGGAATTACAAAAGACAAATTAGTTTTAAGAATGAGCGAAGCTGATTTTGATGATGTTATAAAGGCTAATTTAAATTCAACTTTTATAGGTTGTAAAGAAGCATTTAAAGTAATGAGTAAAAAGCGTTTTGGTAGTGTTGTAAATATTAGTTCAGTTGTTGGTGAGATGGGAAATGCAGGTCAAGTAAATTATTCTGCTAGTAAAGGTGGGGTTATTGCTATGACTAAGTCTTTTGCTAAAGAAGCAGCTAGTAGAGAAGTTCGTTATAACGCAATTACTCCAGGATTTATAGAAAGTGATATGACAGATGTATTAAGCGATGAAATTAAACAAACTTATTATAAAGCAATTCCACTTGCTAGATTTGGTAAACCTAGCGAAGTTGCAAATGCAGTTGCGTTTTTATTAAGTGATTATTCTAGTTATATTACAGGTGAGATTTTAAAAGTTAATGGCGGAATGTATGTGTAA
- a CDS encoding thiamine diphosphokinase → MTCVIMANGEFCTNKITLNYLKNADFLIACDGAANLLLANNYEPNVIIGDLDSFQNLKTKAKIIKVKNQNTNDLTKAYKYALSMDFSDIFILGAGGKRDDHFIANIALLFQYFKLKNRFNKTINLKLITNYGEFFIKNTDFTANSYKGQQISLFCLDKRAKFSSQNLKYELNNFNFKYLNSGTLNEALGNTFSIKNHNNKELLVYLNFN, encoded by the coding sequence ATGACTTGCGTAATTATGGCTAATGGGGAGTTTTGCACCAATAAAATAACCTTAAATTATCTAAAAAATGCTGATTTTTTAATAGCTTGTGATGGTGCTGCTAATTTGCTTTTGGCTAATAATTATGAGCCTAATGTAATTATTGGGGATTTAGATAGTTTTCAAAATCTAAAAACAAAAGCAAAAATAATTAAAGTAAAAAATCAAAACACGAATGACTTAACAAAAGCCTATAAATACGCTTTATCAATGGATTTTAGTGATATTTTTATCCTTGGTGCTGGGGGCAAAAGAGATGATCATTTTATAGCAAATATAGCTTTATTGTTTCAATATTTTAAATTAAAAAATCGCTTTAATAAGACAATAAATCTAAAATTAATCACAAATTACGGGGAATTTTTTATAAAAAATACTGATTTTACTGCTAATTCTTACAAAGGTCAGCAAATATCATTATTTTGCCTTGATAAAAGAGCTAAATTTAGCTCACAAAACCTTAAATATGAGCTAAATAATTTTAATTTTAAATATCTAAATAGTGGGACTTTAAACGAAGCATTAGGCAATACTTTTAGTATAAAAAATCATAATAATAAAGAACTTTTAGTATATTTGAATTTTAATTAA
- a CDS encoding acetyl-CoA carboxylase carboxyltransferase subunit alpha, whose protein sequence is MAAYLDFEKNIQQLDEDIINANIKGDIEAVKILKKNLEKELTKTYKNLSDFQKLQLARHPDRPYSLDYVRIILKNAHELHGDRAFRDDPAIVCFAGYIGEQKVMLIGEQKGRGTKYKLHRNFGMPHPEGYRKVLRFAKMAEKFKIPIVFLVDTPGAYPGVGAEERGQSEAIATNLYELSALKTIIISIVIGEGGSGGALALGVADKLAMLKNSVFSVISPEGCAAILWNDPSKSEAATKAMKISADDLYEQGLIDDIIEEGIAHRNKEITANNIQNYVLEKIEELKPLNLDELVAKRMQKILKLGSFNEDK, encoded by the coding sequence ATGGCAGCTTATTTAGATTTTGAGAAAAATATTCAACAATTAGATGAAGATATTATTAATGCTAATATTAAAGGCGATATAGAAGCAGTTAAGATTTTAAAAAAGAATTTAGAAAAAGAATTAACAAAAACCTATAAAAATTTAAGTGATTTTCAAAAGCTACAGCTAGCAAGACATCCTGATAGACCATATTCTCTTGATTATGTGAGAATAATTTTAAAAAATGCCCATGAATTACATGGAGATAGAGCATTTAGAGATGATCCTGCTATAGTTTGTTTTGCTGGTTATATTGGCGAGCAAAAAGTAATGTTAATAGGCGAACAAAAAGGTCGTGGAACAAAATATAAATTACATAGAAATTTCGGTATGCCACATCCAGAGGGTTATCGTAAGGTTTTAAGATTTGCTAAAATGGCTGAAAAATTTAAAATACCTATTGTATTTTTAGTAGATACTCCAGGTGCTTATCCTGGAGTAGGAGCTGAAGAGCGTGGTCAAAGTGAGGCAATTGCTACAAATTTATATGAATTAAGTGCTTTAAAAACAATAATTATTTCTATAGTAATTGGAGAAGGCGGAAGTGGTGGAGCTTTAGCTTTAGGTGTAGCTGATAAATTAGCTATGCTTAAAAATTCAGTGTTTTCTGTAATATCTCCTGAAGGTTGTGCTGCTATATTATGGAATGACCCAAGTAAAAGTGAAGCTGCAACAAAGGCTATGAAAATAAGTGCTGATGATTTATATGAGCAAGGATTAATAGATGATATTATAGAAGAAGGCATTGCTCATAGAAACAAAGAGATTACTGCAAATAATATACAAAATTATGTTTTAGAAAAAATAGAAGAACTAAAACCATTAAATCTTGATGAATTGGTTGCAAAAAGAATGCAAAAAATTCTCAAATTGGGTTCTTTTAATGAAGACAAATAA
- the hemH gene encoding ferrochelatase encodes MKYVFLLNMGGVNQIDECEVFLKNMFNDPNILGIKSDFLRSLVAFMIRKFRIKSMKENYNKIGGKSPLTKIQKSLCDKLNSLQKDFHFDFISTYVPPFAKEVLAKYDFKDNDEIILFPLYPHHSITTTTSSLQDFYKNFDKKISIKEIPYFYQDELYNNIILNEIQKYKNIDCLIISAHSLPIKTIEKGDIYEEHIKEHFAILKDKLQNDFKEIKLAYQSKLGPVKWLEPALSDELDKLGNKSVLIYPLSFCIDCSETILELDIEYRHQYKGDYNVCKCPNDSDKFVEYILAKVKNI; translated from the coding sequence ATGAAATATGTTTTTTTACTCAATATGGGTGGTGTAAATCAAATTGATGAATGTGAAGTATTTTTAAAAAATATGTTTAATGACCCAAATATTTTGGGAATAAAATCAGATTTTTTAAGAAGTCTTGTAGCGTTTATGATAAGAAAATTTCGTATTAAATCTATGAAAGAAAATTATAATAAAATAGGTGGTAAAAGTCCTTTAACTAAAATCCAAAAATCTCTTTGTGATAAATTAAATTCTTTGCAAAAAGATTTTCATTTTGATTTTATATCAACTTATGTTCCGCCTTTTGCTAAAGAAGTCTTAGCTAAATATGATTTTAAAGATAATGATGAAATAATACTATTTCCTTTATATCCACATCATTCTATAACTACTACCACATCATCTTTACAAGATTTTTATAAAAATTTTGATAAAAAAATCAGTATAAAAGAAATACCTTATTTTTACCAAGATGAGCTTTATAATAATATTATTTTAAATGAGATACAAAAATATAAAAATATTGATTGCTTGATAATATCAGCACATTCTTTACCGATAAAAACTATAGAAAAGGGTGATATTTACGAAGAGCATATAAAAGAACATTTTGCTATATTAAAGGATAAATTACAAAACGATTTTAAAGAAATTAAATTAGCTTATCAGTCAAAATTAGGACCTGTAAAATGGTTAGAGCCTGCACTTAGTGATGAGTTAGATAAATTAGGCAATAAAAGTGTTTTAATATATCCACTATCATTTTGTATTGATTGTTCTGAAACTATTTTAGAATTAGATATTGAATATAGACATCAGTACAAAGGTGATTATAATGTTTGTAAATGCCCAAATGATAGTGATAAATTTGTAGAGTATATTTTAGCTAAAGTAAAAAATATTTAA
- a CDS encoding peptidoglycan DD-metalloendopeptidase family protein yields MKKIILIAFVLMNFLYAKNLKMDELVWEKGESFLIFLQKNSIPLSIYHNLDKEDKELTAEIIAGIKYQILKDENDNIEQVLIPISEELQIQIYKNENDEYAITFTPVSYKIEDMKLTFKVQKSVYQDIVDVTQNSKLASAVLKAYSGSINYRGMKKEDKVAIIYTQKRRLGKLYGDLDIKAAMVEVNKKPYYIFKFSDDEFYDENGRQLQSYAFILPVGNVRVSSPFNPGRFHPILKKYRAHLGIDYAAPTGTPIKAAASGKVTFRGVKGGYGNVIQITHNSEYMTLYAHVSRFGKFKNGDSVKQGQIIAYVGTTGLSTGPHLHFGMYKNNKAINPAKVVKVVTEKLNGKEKNKFKELSKECINEIQNIIKNDLKPIKEENFENIVELN; encoded by the coding sequence ATGAAAAAAATCATATTAATTGCATTTGTTTTGATGAATTTTTTATATGCAAAAAATTTAAAAATGGATGAATTAGTATGGGAAAAAGGAGAGAGTTTCTTAATATTTTTACAAAAAAATTCAATTCCTTTAAGTATATACCATAACTTAGACAAAGAAGACAAAGAATTAACCGCTGAAATTATAGCTGGAATAAAGTATCAAATTTTAAAAGATGAAAATGACAATATAGAACAAGTTTTAATACCAATAAGTGAAGAATTACAAATACAAATTTATAAAAATGAAAATGATGAATATGCAATAACTTTTACTCCTGTATCTTATAAAATAGAGGATATGAAATTAACATTTAAAGTTCAAAAATCAGTATATCAAGATATAGTTGATGTAACTCAAAATTCAAAATTAGCTAGTGCAGTACTTAAAGCCTATAGTGGTTCAATTAATTATAGAGGAATGAAAAAAGAAGATAAAGTAGCCATCATATATACACAAAAAAGAAGATTAGGAAAACTTTATGGTGATTTAGATATTAAGGCCGCAATGGTAGAAGTTAATAAAAAACCTTATTATATATTTAAATTTAGCGATGATGAATTTTATGACGAAAACGGAAGACAACTACAAAGCTATGCATTTATACTACCAGTTGGGAATGTTAGAGTAAGTTCTCCATTTAATCCAGGTAGATTTCATCCTATTTTAAAAAAATATAGAGCTCACTTAGGAATTGATTATGCTGCCCCTACAGGAACACCTATAAAAGCTGCTGCTTCTGGTAAGGTCACATTTAGAGGCGTTAAAGGTGGATATGGTAATGTTATTCAAATTACACATAACAGCGAATATATGACGCTTTATGCTCATGTTAGTCGTTTTGGTAAATTTAAAAATGGTGATAGCGTAAAACAAGGTCAAATAATAGCTTATGTAGGCACAACAGGGCTTAGCACAGGACCACACTTACACTTTGGTATGTATAAAAACAATAAGGCTATAAATCCTGCAAAAGTAGTAAAAGTCGTTACTGAAAAACTAAATGGTAAAGAAAAGAATAAATTTAAAGAATTATCTAAAGAATGTATAAATGAAATACAAAATATTATTAAAAATGATTTAAAACCTATTAAAGAGGAAAATTTTGAAAATATTGTGGAGCTGAACTAA
- a CDS encoding aspartate-semialdehyde dehydrogenase, which yields MKNIAIIGATGAVGEEILNVLNEYNFPVKELRLLASKNSAGKEIVWRDETYVIEELDEHSFDEEDVDIAFFCAGGSISEKYAKIAANKGALVIDNTSYFRMMNDVPLIVPECNPGDFEKHKGIIANPNCSTIQMVQVLKPLDDVFDIERVDVSTYQAASGAGNLGMSELMEGLQKVFAFEEIKPSKFTYQLALNLIPQIDVFTDSGYTKEELKMVNETQKIMNKKMQISATCVRVPVLRSHSESITITFKNNVDLTKVREILSKAPSVVLMDNPNTKAHNEDSENEELRYPMPLFTSNTNETYVGRIRVDLNNPKILHLWCVADQIRVGAATNAVRIALLSL from the coding sequence ATGAAAAATATTGCAATCATTGGTGCAACAGGTGCTGTAGGCGAAGAAATATTAAATGTATTAAATGAATACAATTTTCCAGTAAAAGAACTAAGATTATTAGCTAGTAAAAATAGTGCTGGTAAAGAGATTGTATGGCGTGATGAAACTTATGTTATAGAAGAATTAGATGAGCATAGTTTTGATGAAGAAGATGTTGATATAGCATTCTTTTGTGCGGGTGGAAGTATAAGTGAAAAATATGCAAAAATTGCAGCAAATAAAGGTGCTTTGGTTATTGATAATACAAGTTATTTTAGAATGATGAATGATGTGCCTTTAATAGTGCCTGAATGTAATCCTGGTGATTTTGAAAAACATAAAGGAATAATTGCAAATCCAAATTGCTCAACCATTCAAATGGTGCAAGTATTAAAACCACTTGATGATGTATTTGATATAGAAAGAGTTGATGTTAGCACTTATCAAGCGGCAAGTGGAGCAGGGAATTTAGGTATGAGTGAGCTTATGGAAGGTCTTCAAAAAGTATTTGCTTTTGAAGAAATTAAACCATCAAAATTTACTTATCAACTAGCATTAAATCTAATTCCTCAAATTGATGTATTTACTGATAGTGGCTATACAAAAGAAGAGCTAAAAATGGTAAATGAAACTCAAAAAATTATGAATAAAAAAATGCAAATTAGTGCTACTTGCGTTAGAGTGCCAGTACTTAGAAGTCATAGCGAAAGTATTACAATTACTTTTAAAAATAATGTAGATTTAACAAAAGTAAGAGAGATTTTAAGTAAAGCTCCAAGCGTTGTATTGATGGATAATCCAAATACAAAAGCACATAATGAAGATAGTGAAAATGAAGAGTTACGCTATCCAATGCCTTTATTTACAAGCAATACAAATGAAACTTATGTTGGTAGAATTAGAGTTGATTTAAATAACCCTAAGATTTTACATTTATGGTGTGTAGCTGATCAAATTCGTGTTGGAGCAGCAACTAACGCAGTAAGAATTGCTTTATTATCTTTATAA
- a CDS encoding HAD family hydrolase, with product MIIFFDLDGTLIDSTKPIVSSLKLALKDIKINLDDNEIKKLIGKSLEEMFATMGVKNEQIKEVVRLYRQYYKDIYKIHTTLLPQAKEAVELAHKFAKVGLVTTKAHIFAKEILNDFHILNYFDVIVGGDEVKKCKPNPEPIFKALSILANKETTLSKECLQEIFEFDKVYMIGDTLNDTQAAKNAGVKALVTLFEYADLSNFDNENDIIFNTPLECVEYIIKNNK from the coding sequence ATGATTATATTTTTTGATTTAGATGGAACTTTAATTGATTCAACCAAGCCTATAGTATCTAGTCTCAAATTAGCTTTAAAAGATATAAAAATAAATTTAGATGATAATGAAATAAAAAAATTAATAGGAAAATCTTTAGAAGAAATGTTTGCTACTATGGGTGTAAAAAATGAACAAATAAAAGAAGTTGTTAGATTGTATAGACAGTATTATAAAGATATATATAAGATTCATACAACACTTCTACCACAAGCAAAAGAAGCTGTAGAATTAGCACATAAATTTGCTAAAGTAGGACTTGTAACTACTAAAGCACATATTTTTGCTAAAGAAATATTAAATGATTTTCATATATTGAATTATTTTGATGTAATAGTTGGTGGTGATGAAGTAAAAAAATGCAAACCTAATCCAGAACCTATTTTTAAAGCTCTAAGTATTTTAGCAAATAAAGAAACTACATTAAGTAAAGAATGTTTACAAGAAATTTTTGAATTTGATAAAGTATATATGATAGGAGATACATTAAATGATACTCAAGCTGCTAAAAATGCTGGTGTAAAAGCACTTGTTACATTATTTGAATATGCTGATTTGTCAAATTTTGATAATGAAAACGACATAATATTCAACACTCCACTAGAGTGTGTTGAATATATAATTAAAAACAATAAATAA
- the acpP gene encoding acyl carrier protein: protein MSIFEDVKKVIVEELGADEASITPDAKIIEDLGADSLDVVELIMALEEKFDISIPDEDGQKIATVNDIVKYIEAKKQ, encoded by the coding sequence ATGTCTATTTTTGAAGATGTTAAAAAAGTTATTGTAGAAGAATTAGGAGCTGATGAAGCTAGTATTACACCTGATGCTAAAATTATTGAAGATTTAGGTGCAGATTCACTTGATGTAGTTGAATTAATTATGGCTTTAGAAGAAAAATTTGATATTTCTATTCCTGATGAAGATGGTCAAAAAATCGCAACAGTTAATGATATAGTAAAATACATAGAAGCAAAAAAACAATAA
- a CDS encoding beta-ketoacyl-ACP synthase II, translating to MRRVVVTGIGMINALGLDKESSFKAICDGKSGVGEITLFDTSDLSVKIAAEVKDFDPLTVLNAKDVKKADRFIQLGLHAAKEAISDANFKMADGVISEVDLDEFGVVSAAGIGGLPNIEKNSNVCLQKGASRISPFFIPSALVNMLGGMASIDYKLKGPNLSCVTACAAGTHAIGEAYKTIVCNQANKMLVIGAESAICAVGIGGFASMKALSTKNDTPETASSPFDASRDGFVMGEGAAALVLEDYEDAKKRGARIYAEVIGFGESADANHITSPALDGPLRAMKKALCMAKGFDCSANKIKIDYINAHGTSTPANDKNETAAMKELFKDDMPLVSSTKGQTGHCLGAAGAIEAVICLMAMRDSIVPPTINYKNPDPDCDLDYVPNVARKHTIKTAMSNSFGFGGTNASVIFRKLD from the coding sequence TTGAGAAGAGTAGTAGTAACTGGCATTGGAATGATAAATGCCCTTGGGCTTGATAAAGAAAGTTCGTTTAAGGCGATTTGTGATGGAAAAAGCGGTGTTGGAGAAATTACTCTTTTTGATACCAGTGATTTAAGTGTTAAAATTGCCGCAGAAGTTAAGGATTTCGATCCTTTAACAGTATTAAATGCAAAAGATGTTAAAAAAGCTGATAGATTTATTCAACTTGGATTACACGCCGCAAAAGAAGCTATAAGTGATGCTAATTTTAAAATGGCTGATGGCGTGATTAGTGAAGTTGATTTAGATGAATTTGGAGTAGTAAGTGCAGCAGGAATTGGTGGCTTACCTAATATTGAGAAAAATTCTAATGTATGTTTGCAAAAGGGCGCAAGCAGGATTTCGCCTTTTTTCATACCTTCAGCTCTAGTTAATATGCTAGGGGGAATGGCTTCAATTGATTATAAATTGAAAGGTCCAAATTTATCTTGTGTAACTGCTTGTGCAGCAGGAACTCACGCAATTGGCGAAGCTTATAAAACAATAGTTTGCAATCAAGCAAATAAAATGTTAGTAATTGGAGCTGAATCAGCTATTTGTGCAGTAGGTATAGGTGGATTTGCTTCAATGAAAGCTTTATCTACTAAAAATGATACTCCAGAAACAGCTAGTAGTCCATTTGACGCTAGTAGAGATGGCTTTGTTATGGGAGAAGGTGCAGCTGCTCTTGTTTTAGAAGATTATGAAGATGCTAAAAAAAGAGGTGCTAGAATATATGCTGAAGTTATAGGGTTTGGTGAAAGTGCAGATGCAAATCATATAACTTCTCCAGCTTTAGATGGTCCATTAAGAGCTATGAAAAAAGCTTTATGTATGGCAAAGGGATTTGATTGCTCTGCTAATAAAATTAAAATTGATTATATTAACGCACACGGAACATCAACTCCAGCTAATGATAAAAATGAAACAGCAGCAATGAAAGAATTGTTTAAAGATGATATGCCTTTAGTAAGTTCTACAAAAGGTCAAACAGGACATTGTTTAGGTGCTGCTGGTGCTATTGAAGCAGTAATTTGTCTAATGGCTATGAGAGATAGTATAGTTCCACCTACAATAAATTATAAAAACCCTGACCCTGATTGTGATTTAGATTATGTGCCTAATGTGGCTAGAAAGCATACAATTAAAACAGCTATGAGTAATTCGTTTGGTTTTGGTGGAACGAATGCTTCAGTGATTTTTAGAAAATTGGATTAA
- a CDS encoding MarR family winged helix-turn-helix transcriptional regulator → MFFKKITYANRKIISKVNEILKPFNINATDWRVFYYLSSTKSASLSEICEFYQMDKAIASRICKKLEKANYLEISSSNDKREKIISLSLKGKELFFDANILISNYEKQICDDLDYAEFGLFINMLDKINKKL, encoded by the coding sequence ATGTTTTTTAAAAAAATTACATATGCAAATAGAAAAATTATCAGTAAAGTAAATGAAATTTTAAAGCCGTTTAATATTAATGCTACTGATTGGAGAGTGTTTTATTATCTTAGCTCAACAAAAAGTGCTAGTTTAAGTGAGATTTGCGAGTTTTATCAGATGGATAAGGCTATTGCGTCTAGGATTTGTAAGAAACTAGAAAAAGCAAATTATTTAGAAATTTCAAGCTCAAATGATAAAAGAGAAAAAATCATTTCACTTAGTTTAAAAGGCAAGGAATTGTTTTTTGATGCAAATATTTTAATTTCTAATTACGAAAAGCAAATTTGTGATGATTTAGATTATGCTGAATTTGGATTGTTCATTAATATGCTTGATAAAATCAATAAAAAATTATAA
- a CDS encoding MFS transporter: MGLSKKYNIWNKNFICVFIINFVICLVFFITTIASTDFAKTILQSSTAIAGLANGIFVIGALLSRLYFGSIIDNINIKKVMIISLVLYFIPNLYYLFLSTNFELILSRLLAGMCYGACSCACGAAVARLVPSNKRGIGIGYYAVSVVLSSAIGPFLAVYLVGKNNFNLCFIISLISILIALISSVVIKVKRFRKHKINHVKKSFSIFNYIEKSVLGVAYVVFCMGFVYGAIIAFISSYSKELNLIEAGSLFFVFYACISVFSRPISGKVFDKIGADYVIVPSILFYVASLIILAYTNNSLMMYLSAIFCALGYGNATSSLQSLAIKLSPKEKMGLANSTFFIALDVGMGISPYLLGLIEPSYGHSRIYEICAGIILFSLILYYAFVMRKSKDFKKDLKDYEDNFLEKNHSDIIIKD, translated from the coding sequence ATGGGATTATCCAAAAAGTATAATATTTGGAATAAGAATTTTATTTGTGTTTTTATTATTAATTTTGTTATTTGTTTAGTGTTTTTTATTACTACTATTGCTTCTACAGATTTTGCAAAAACTATATTACAATCTAGCACAGCAATAGCAGGTCTTGCTAATGGTATTTTTGTAATTGGAGCACTATTATCAAGACTTTATTTTGGCTCAATTATTGATAATATAAACATAAAAAAAGTTATGATTATTAGTTTAGTTTTGTATTTTATACCTAATTTATATTACTTGTTTTTATCAACTAATTTTGAATTAATATTATCAAGATTGCTTGCTGGTATGTGTTATGGTGCATGCTCTTGTGCTTGTGGTGCTGCAGTAGCTAGACTAGTGCCTAGCAATAAAAGAGGAATTGGTATAGGATATTATGCGGTTAGTGTTGTATTAAGCTCTGCCATTGGACCATTTTTAGCAGTATATTTAGTGGGTAAAAATAATTTTAATTTATGTTTTATAATTTCTTTGATTAGTATATTAATAGCATTAATTTCAAGTGTAGTAATAAAAGTTAAAAGATTTAGAAAACATAAGATAAATCATGTTAAAAAATCTTTTTCAATTTTTAATTACATTGAAAAATCGGTTTTGGGTGTTGCTTATGTTGTATTTTGTATGGGTTTTGTTTATGGAGCAATTATTGCTTTTATAAGTTCTTATTCAAAAGAGCTTAATTTAATTGAAGCAGGTTCATTATTTTTTGTATTTTATGCTTGTATTAGTGTGTTTTCAAGACCAATTTCAGGTAAAGTATTTGATAAAATAGGTGCGGATTATGTAATAGTTCCTTCTATTTTGTTTTATGTAGCAAGTTTAATAATTTTAGCTTATACAAACAATTCTTTAATGATGTATTTATCGGCTATTTTTTGTGCTTTAGGATATGGAAATGCCACTTCAAGTCTTCAATCACTTGCTATAAAATTATCTCCTAAAGAGAAAATGGGCTTAGCAAATTCAACATTTTTTATAGCTTTAGATGTTGGAATGGGTATTAGTCCTTATTTGTTAGGTTTGATTGAGCCTAGTTACGGGCATTCTAGGATTTATGAAATATGTGCGGGGATAATTTTGTTTTCTTTAATATTGTATTATGCCTTTGTTATGAGAAAATCAAAAGATTTTAAAAAAGATTTAAAAGATTATGAAGATAATTTTTTAGAAAAAAATCACTCGGATATTATCATTAAAGACTAG
- a CDS encoding plasminogen-binding N-terminal domain-containing protein, translated as MLGNLFANTIIGKIQKIDNDFAYVEILPSVNVKDLNLGVFVLKNVGDNSSIVARGSFVNIDNNIAKFELYTFSDLKQSALPIPVIMPSVDDDVILNNFIDKTILIAPNKEKYENTMIRYNNFDFINPNILAAKIYKDSQLLPTRNDFRDFCKTWAIGSVMIVLKDRISLYECSSLKLITDLEINIDNNSIENLNFYSDVAKNLGEKINYFDYYTKIFNKIKSGE; from the coding sequence ATGTTGGGAAATTTATTTGCTAATACCATTATCGGAAAGATACAAAAAATAGATAATGATTTTGCTTATGTTGAAATTTTACCTAGTGTAAATGTTAAGGATTTAAATTTAGGTGTTTTTGTATTAAAGAATGTTGGTGATAATTCTAGTATTGTAGCTAGAGGTAGTTTTGTAAATATTGATAATAATATTGCTAAATTTGAACTTTATACTTTTTCTGATTTAAAACAAAGTGCTTTGCCTATACCAGTTATTATGCCTAGTGTTGATGATGATGTGATATTAAATAATTTTATTGATAAGACTATATTAATAGCACCCAATAAAGAAAAATATGAAAATACAATGATTAGGTATAATAATTTTGATTTTATAAATCCTAATATTTTAGCTGCGAAGATTTATAAAGATTCTCAACTTTTACCTACTAGAAATGATTTTAGGGATTTTTGCAAGACTTGGGCTATTGGTAGTGTTATGATTGTTTTAAAAGATAGGATATCTCTTTATGAATGTTCTTCATTAAAATTAATTACTGACTTAGAAATCAATATTGACAATAATAGTATTGAAAATTTAAATTTTTATTCAGACGTAGCTAAAAATTTAGGTGAAAAAATTAATTATTTTGATTATTATACAAAAATTTTTAATAAAATAAAATCAGGAGAGTGA